CTAATCTGTATGAGCCATTAGACCTTCAGCGTTTGGCGGCTATGACAAACAACAGTATGGCCTCCTTCAAAAGAAAATTCAACAAAATATATGACAGCACACCAGCTAAATACATCACTCAAAAAAAGTTAGAGAAGGCACAAAGAATTTTAGCTTTTTCTCTAAGCTCGATAAAAGAGGTTTGCTATGAATGTGGATTCACTAACCCTTCCAGTTTTTCGCGAATGTTCAAAGATCAATATGGCTATTCGCCTACTAAATTTAGAAAGAACCTCTGTGAATAATGATTGAGCTCACAGGCAAAGGCTGAATCATCATTTCCCTATAAATTGCAATAAAAAAACATGCAATCTTTAAAATATGTACCCAAATTGATGCGCGCTATTGTTTTCCGAAACTATGGTGCCCCTCAAGAAGTAATGGAACTTGTCGATGATAGGGAAATACCTAAGCCCAACAAGAATCAAGTTTTAGTGAAAATTGAATGTGCCTCTATTAATGCTGCCGATAGATATATTGTCCGAGCAAATTATTTTATTATTCGGATGGTTTTTGGACTGTTCAGACCTTCTAAGAAAAAAAGGATCTTAGGAATGGACATTGCTGGAACGATTCAACTCATCGGTAAAAATGTTAAGGGTTATCAAGTAGGTGATGCAATCGTAGCTGATATTCGCAAATCCTTTGGAGGAGGTTTTGCAGAGTATGCAATCGTAAATGCTAAACACTTGGTCAAGAAGCCAGAAACCGTTTCTTTTGAGCAAGCCGCAACTGTGCCTATATCTGGCCAGGCTGCAATGATGGGAATAACACTTTGCTCAATTAATCCAGGAGATAAAGTGTTGATTAATGGTGCCTCTGGTGGAGTTGGATCTTTTGGTGTTCAGATAGCAAAAGCTCAGGGAGCCTATGTAACTGCAATATGTTCAACCAAAAAAGTTAACGCAGTAAGGGGTTGGGGAGCAGATGAGATTGTTGACTATAAAAAAAAGGACTCAATCAAAGCGTTAAAAGGAAATGAGTTTGATGCTGTTTTTGATACGGCATCTTTCGAATGTCCAGGCAGATACAAACAAATTTTAAAGAAAGATGGTAAATATGTATTAGTTGGAGGTGATTTTTACAATATGCTTAAGCTAAAACTTTTTGGCCGCTTCGACCGTGGTAGTCAGAAATTTATGGCTTTAACTCAAGAGGTTGAAGTTACAAAAAA
This genomic stretch from Tenacibaculum sp. Bg11-29 harbors:
- a CDS encoding NAD(P)-dependent alcohol dehydrogenase, which produces MQSLKYVPKLMRAIVFRNYGAPQEVMELVDDREIPKPNKNQVLVKIECASINAADRYIVRANYFIIRMVFGLFRPSKKKRILGMDIAGTIQLIGKNVKGYQVGDAIVADIRKSFGGGFAEYAIVNAKHLVKKPETVSFEQAATVPISGQAAMMGITLCSINPGDKVLINGASGGVGSFGVQIAKAQGAYVTAICSTKKVNAVRGWGADEIVDYKKKDSIKALKGNEFDAVFDTASFECPGRYKQILKKDGKYVLVGGDFYNMLKLKLFGRFDRGSQKFMALTQEVEVTKNIKTVLEMIADKKINPAIQKVISLKDVPNAIHSLEQRTVVGKIVVNLNKDQPIYKKNQC